The Panacibacter microcysteis DNA window AATGGGTTATGGTGCAGATATGGTTGTAAGCTCAAATGCCTTTATCTATAACTACAATATGGCGCAGTTTTATACCAAAGCGGTTACAGATTTTGCCAACGAACAACGGCCAGGTGGTGGCATTACAGAGATTGCGCCATTTACAGGTATTGCAGACAGAGGCTATGGCGATGAGTCCGGGCCAATGGGCTGGCAACTCGGGTTTGCATTCCTGCAAAAACAGCTCTATGATTTTTATGGGGATAAAAGAATCATTGCGCAACATTACAATGCCTTTACCAGGCAAATGCTTTTCTTACAAAAGCAATCTTTTGAAAATCTTTTCTATTGGGATATTGGAGACCATGAAGCACTGGATACAAAACCGGATGCATTCAGCGCTTCCTGCTTTTATTACAACCATGCAAAGCTTGCAGCCGAATTTGCGGGCATACTCGGCAAAACAACAGACAGCATTCAATACGGCGGGCTGGCTGAAGATATTAAAGAGGCAATCGTATACAAATACAATGTTCGCAACACCGGCAGATTCGACAATGCAACACAGAGCGCACAAATACTTGCTCTGTGGTATGATCTTGCGCCAGACAAAAAAGCCGCATTCGATGTATTGATGAAAGAGTTTGAAAGACACCACATGCATGTAAGCACCGGTATCTTCTCCACTAAAATGATGTTTGATGTGCTGAGAACATACAACAGGAACGATATCGCGTATACCATTACTGACCAGCGGGGCTACCCGGGCTGGCTGAACATGATAAACAATGGTGCTACCACCTTGTGGGAAACATGGGCCTACCCCGAAAGCAGCCCGTCTCAAAACCACCCGATGTTTGGCTCTGTTGACGAATGGTTTTATCGCTCACTGCTTGGTATCAATCCTGCATCTCCGGGCTTTAAAACGATCATTATAAAACCTCAGCCTGCTGGTGATCTTAGATGGGCTAAAGGCAGTTATCAATCCATAAGGGGTACTATTACAAGCGAATGGAAAAAAACCGCTGATGCCTTTACTTTAAACGTTACTATTCCTGCCAATACTACCGCACTTGTATATGTGCCCGCAAAGCAAAATGCAGCGGTTAAGGAAAGCGGTATACAGGTAAACATATTGCGTTACGAAGACGGATATGCTGTAATAGAAGCGGGATCGGGTACCTATACCTATACTACACAATAGTGTTTAACAGGCGTGCATGAATTGTCTTTGAAATAGCTTTCATTGGAGTGCCGGTTAAAATGCACTTTTGTAAGCAGTGTATCTTTGGGAGATTTTTTGACACTGTAATACAATGACACGGACAAAAGAAGACGACGATGAGACAAAAACTTAACCTGATTACGCTGGGCGTAAGCGATGTTGAAACAACAGCCCGCTTTTATGAATCGCTTGGCTGGAAAAGATCGGAGCATAGCACAGGAGACCTCGTATTATTTCCTTTGGGTGGCATAACCATGGCGCTATACCCCAGACATTTGCTTGCAGAAGATGCTGCAATAAGTGATGATGCTACAGGTTTTGCGGGCGTAACATTTTCTCTTAACACCAAATCTGAGGAAGAAGTAGATAGTGTACTGCATGAAGTGCAGAGCAAGGGCGCTACGATCGTTAAACCTGCACAGAAAGTATTCTGGGGCGGCTATAGCGGCTATTTTAAAGACCCGGATGGTCACCTGGTAGAAATTGCCTTTAATCCTTTCTGGGAACTTGATAAAGAGGACAATTTAAAGCTTTGATAACACTGCACGTTCTACCCAACAAAACCAGTTTTGCGGTGAGAACCATCGCAAAATGGTTTATTGGCAGATGCGCCACAGCGGCACAATGCAGTATTGCCTTTTTTTGTTTCCTGCCTGCCGTCTGCATACGTAATCACGCAGTCGGTTTGTATCAGCAGTGGCCCATTGGGCAGCACCTGTATGTTGATGACGTTTGCAGCTTCTGAAAGTACAGCACTGTTATTTTCTTCCGGTGCCTGTTCATTATTCATTACATAGCTGAGTGCGCCGCTCGGGCATTTACGCACCTGCTCAATAATTCGTTCAGTTGTAGCACCTTCCATATTTACCCACGGTCTTTTCTTAGGATCAAAAACCTCTATCAACCCTTTGAAACAAATCGTAGAATGCATGCACATTTCTGGTTGCCATATTACGGTTACATCATTATTGGTGTATTTGTGTGTCTTTACGGGCATAACAA harbors:
- a CDS encoding VOC family protein, which gives rise to MRQKLNLITLGVSDVETTARFYESLGWKRSEHSTGDLVLFPLGGITMALYPRHLLAEDAAISDDATGFAGVTFSLNTKSEEEVDSVLHEVQSKGATIVKPAQKVFWGGYSGYFKDPDGHLVEIAFNPFWELDKEDNLKL
- a CDS encoding (4Fe-4S)-binding protein; amino-acid sequence: MPVKTHKYTNNDVTVIWQPEMCMHSTICFKGLIEVFDPKKRPWVNMEGATTERIIEQVRKCPSGALSYVMNNEQAPEENNSAVLSEAANVINIQVLPNGPLLIQTDCVITYADGRQETKKGNTALCRCGASANKPFCDGSHRKTGFVG